A region of Denticeps clupeoides chromosome 19, fDenClu1.1, whole genome shotgun sequence DNA encodes the following proteins:
- the exoc3l2b gene encoding tumor necrosis factor alpha-induced protein 2 isoform X1 produces the protein MPILKNLPARLKGGRVNVELHNSRGELIIRKMSLNHNPFEEHGSDDEWAKSNEHSLLDGGAPRDRNPFEDEEDENEANEVRRGGSGKGSFKGTLDRIRGVSPLKTLGKLGKGLRMSGRSKGSATPSPQGSIGTPSPMEKKKKGRRSSEGSLLRIAGKCRESLRKESLPNGDLCSECDADSSSRRLSFLKIVGRGKHKRESMVDRSSSQGPEEETVEEVPEVKPREPLSVLEILQLVTKRDLFLADTHILELEQECSEAAAALTSSPAVGTATEDLSSPGSKDGGRRKAKDVELLYEALQKELWDVVRESLRSPTSGPNLGLVVQVLQQEEQADRDWAKGDTVAPGGPRPRQLKRRWKEAVAEAANGSLPQNAEVQQGDLSAYLDRIRVRVVEDLGAARRNVVAIYPEDYDAFQVYVQSYHQAVARRLQNITEGQLPITDIYSLLDWLYNIYNRDVLGTVSMTSHVNRSQLGPLLPSETVEKLELDCLNSVRAKVTNELSQVLDEEEKRWKETLNIEEYQVSLARTVIQVIQRLQEDLDRSATVNRDLGGRVAQCSLNGLADFLYSFQRKVEMFHESLISEFGENEDGYVSKTIAIVNCSPPFRGFIQRCEQCDSIASQDSAHRASASLDRIVNLGVKVLCDRLFEHIRPFFDKLVKRKWMNNAGAYEQIESHIKEHFKKFRRMDNPPYQLLVGEVHRRVMMEYLRAIMRGRIICTSQKMRKKMAGRLRDEGKQIKMLFKDLESSSSWLDSAIPHLSEIILLEDTPSIQMEVGVLVREFPDVRKKHVSALLNIRGMTRQTERQEILNIVKDIENSESLGRLSRDRAVFSEVPVTSEVHCLNVGMSRIALTVSSCFSTLRPRRLRTPAREACDDML, from the exons ATGCCCATCCTTAAGAACCTCCCAGCTCGACTGAAGGGAGGCAGGGTGAACGTGGAACTGCACAACAGCCGTGGCGAGCTCATTATCCGCAAAATGAGCCTCAACCACAACCCTTTTGAGGAGCATGGCTCTGATGACGAATGGGCTAAGAGCAATGAACATTCGCTCCTGGATGGTGGTGCCCCTCGTGACCGCAACCCTTtcgaggatgaggaggacgagAATGAAGCCAATGAGGTGCGGCGTGGGGGATCAGGGAAGGGCTCGTTTAAGGGAACTTTGGATCGCATTCGGGGAGTCTCTCCTCTCAAAACCCTGGGCAAGCTGGGCAAAGGCTTGAGGATGTCTGGCCGAAGCAAAGGCAGCGCCACCCCTTCCCCACAGGGGTCCATTGGCACCCCCTCTCcgatggagaagaagaagaagggcaGACGAAGCTCAGAGGGAAGCCTCCTACG CATTGCAGGAAAGTGCAGGGAGAGCCTACGCAAGGAGAGCCTGCCCAACGGGGACCTGTGCTCTGAGTGCGACGCCGATTCCTCCAGTCGACGCTTGTCCTTCCTGAAGATAGTAGGCCGTGGCAAGCACAAGAGAGAATCCATGGTGGATCGATCTTCATCCCAGGGTCCTGAGGAGGAAACTGTGGAAGAGGTACCTGAGGTGAAGCCAAGGGAGCCACTGTCAG TGCTGGAGATTCTGCAGTTGGTGACCAAGAGGGACTTGTTTCTCGCCGACACACACATCCTGGAATTGGAGCAGGAGTGTTCAGAGGCGGCTGCAGCCTTGACCTCATCGCCCGCAGTTGGCACAGCAACAGAGGACCTCTCCAGCCCTGGCAGCAAAGACGGCGGTCGACGCAAGGCCAAAGATGTAGAACTGTTGTACGAGGCGCTGCAGAAGGAGCTGTGGGATGTGGTGCGCGAGTCCCTGCGCTCTCCAACGTCTGGGCCCAACCTGGGACTGGTGGtgcaggtgctgcagcaggaggaaCAGGCCGATAGAGACTGGGCAAAGGGAGATACGGTTGCCCCTGGCGGGCCCAGGCCGCGGCAGCTGAAGCGTCGGTGGAAGGAGGCAGTGGCTGAAGCAGCCAACGGAAGCCTGCCCCAGAATGCTGAGGTGCAGCAGGGAGACCTATCCGCCTACCTGGACAGGATAAGGGTCCGCGTGGTCGAGGACCTTGGGGCTGCACGTCGGAACGTGGTGGCCATATACCCAGAGGATTATGATGCTTTCCAGGTGTACGTCCAGAGCTACCACCAAGCAGTGGCTCGTCGCCTGCAGAACATCACTGAGGGTCAGCTGCCGATCACTGACATCTATTCTCTCCTGGACTGGTTGTACAACATTTATAACAG GGATGTTCTTGGGACAGTTAGCATGACTTCACATGTCAATCGCTCCCAGCTGGGGCCGCTGTTGCCCTCCGAGACGGTTGAAAAACTTGAGCTGGACTGCCTCAACTCGGTGAGG GCCAAGGTGACCAATGAGTTGTCCCAGGTACTAGATGAGGAGGAGAAACGCTGGAAGGAGACTCTGAACATTGAGGAGTATCAGGTCTCACTGGCACGAACTGTCATTCAGGTCATTCAG AGGCTACAGGAAGACCTGGACAGATCAGCCACAGTGAATCGGGATCTGGGAGGACGTGTGGCACAATGCAGCCTCAATGGTCTGGCAGATTTCCTTTACAG TTTTCAGAGGAAAGTGGAGATGTTCCATGAAAGTCTCATCAGTGAGTTTGGTGAAAATGAAGATGGATATGTATCCAAGACCATTGCTATTGTCAACTGCAGTCCTCCTTTTAG gggtttTATACAGAGGTGTGAACAGTGTGACTCCATTGCCAGCCAAGATTCTGCCCACCGGGCCAGTGCCTCCCTGGATCGTATAGTGAACCTCGGGGTGAAGGTGTTGTGCGATAGGCTGTTTGAGCACATCAGG CCTTTCTTTGACAAACTGGTGAAGAGGAAGTGGATGAACAACGCCGGTGCCTACGAGCAGATCGAGTCTCACATCAAAGAGCACTTCAAAAAGTTCAGAAGGATGGACAATCCACCCTACCAG TTGCTGGTGGGCGAAGTGCATCGGCGTGTGATGATGGAGTATCTGCGTGCCATCATGCGGGGAAGGATCATCTGCACCTCACAGAAAATGAGGAAGAAAATGGCAGGTCGACTCCGTGATGAGGGAAAACAGATCAAAATGCTCTTCAAAGACCTG GAGTCTTCATCGTCGTGGCTTGACAGTGCAATCCCACACCTATCAGAGATCATCCTTTTGGAGGACACGCCTTCGATCCAGATGGAAGTGGGGGTCCTGGTGCGGGAGTTCCCAGATGTTCG GAAGAAGCACGTTTCTGCCCTGCTCAACATCCGCGGGATGACACGGCAAACTGAGCGTCAGGAGATCCTGAACATCGTGAAGGACATTGAGAACAGCGAAAGCCTTGGTCGCCTGTCCCGTGACCGCGCTGTCTTCTCGGAAGTGCCTGTGACGTCGGAGGTGCACTGCCTGAACGTGGGCATGAGTCGTATTGCTCTCACCGTCTCCTCCTGCTTCTCCACCCTGCGGCCGCGCCGCCTGAGGACGCCCGCAAGGGAGGCATGTGACGACATGCTGTGA
- the exoc3l2b gene encoding tumor necrosis factor alpha-induced protein 2 isoform X2: MPILKNLPARLKGGRVNVELHNSRGELIIRKMSLNHNPFEEHGSDDEWAKSNEHSLLDGGAPRDRNPFEDEEDENEANEVRRGGSGKGSFKGTLDRIRGVSPLKTLGKLGKGLRMSGRSKGSATPSPQGSIGTPSPMEKKKKGRRSSEGSLLRIAGKCRESLRKESLPNGDLCSECDADSSSRRLSFLKIVGRGKHKRESMVDRSSSQGPEEETVEEVPEVKPREPLSVLEILQLVTKRDLFLADTHILELEQECSEAAAALTSSPAVGTATEDLSSPGSKDGGRRKAKDVELLYEALQKELWDVVRESLRSPTSGPNLGLVVQVLQQEEQADRDWAKGDTVAPGGPRPRQLKRRWKEAVAEAANGSLPQNAEVQQGDLSAYLDRIRVRVVEDLGAARRNVVAIYPEDYDAFQVYVQSYHQAVARRLQNITEGQLPITDIYSLLDWLYNIYNRDVLGTVSMTSHVNRSQLGPLLPSETVEKLELDCLNSVRAKVTNELSQVLDEEEKRWKETLNIEEYQVSLARTVIQRLQEDLDRSATVNRDLGGRVAQCSLNGLADFLYSFQRKVEMFHESLISEFGENEDGYVSKTIAIVNCSPPFRGFIQRCEQCDSIASQDSAHRASASLDRIVNLGVKVLCDRLFEHIRPFFDKLVKRKWMNNAGAYEQIESHIKEHFKKFRRMDNPPYQLLVGEVHRRVMMEYLRAIMRGRIICTSQKMRKKMAGRLRDEGKQIKMLFKDLESSSSWLDSAIPHLSEIILLEDTPSIQMEVGVLVREFPDVRKKHVSALLNIRGMTRQTERQEILNIVKDIENSESLGRLSRDRAVFSEVPVTSEVHCLNVGMSRIALTVSSCFSTLRPRRLRTPAREACDDML; encoded by the exons ATGCCCATCCTTAAGAACCTCCCAGCTCGACTGAAGGGAGGCAGGGTGAACGTGGAACTGCACAACAGCCGTGGCGAGCTCATTATCCGCAAAATGAGCCTCAACCACAACCCTTTTGAGGAGCATGGCTCTGATGACGAATGGGCTAAGAGCAATGAACATTCGCTCCTGGATGGTGGTGCCCCTCGTGACCGCAACCCTTtcgaggatgaggaggacgagAATGAAGCCAATGAGGTGCGGCGTGGGGGATCAGGGAAGGGCTCGTTTAAGGGAACTTTGGATCGCATTCGGGGAGTCTCTCCTCTCAAAACCCTGGGCAAGCTGGGCAAAGGCTTGAGGATGTCTGGCCGAAGCAAAGGCAGCGCCACCCCTTCCCCACAGGGGTCCATTGGCACCCCCTCTCcgatggagaagaagaagaagggcaGACGAAGCTCAGAGGGAAGCCTCCTACG CATTGCAGGAAAGTGCAGGGAGAGCCTACGCAAGGAGAGCCTGCCCAACGGGGACCTGTGCTCTGAGTGCGACGCCGATTCCTCCAGTCGACGCTTGTCCTTCCTGAAGATAGTAGGCCGTGGCAAGCACAAGAGAGAATCCATGGTGGATCGATCTTCATCCCAGGGTCCTGAGGAGGAAACTGTGGAAGAGGTACCTGAGGTGAAGCCAAGGGAGCCACTGTCAG TGCTGGAGATTCTGCAGTTGGTGACCAAGAGGGACTTGTTTCTCGCCGACACACACATCCTGGAATTGGAGCAGGAGTGTTCAGAGGCGGCTGCAGCCTTGACCTCATCGCCCGCAGTTGGCACAGCAACAGAGGACCTCTCCAGCCCTGGCAGCAAAGACGGCGGTCGACGCAAGGCCAAAGATGTAGAACTGTTGTACGAGGCGCTGCAGAAGGAGCTGTGGGATGTGGTGCGCGAGTCCCTGCGCTCTCCAACGTCTGGGCCCAACCTGGGACTGGTGGtgcaggtgctgcagcaggaggaaCAGGCCGATAGAGACTGGGCAAAGGGAGATACGGTTGCCCCTGGCGGGCCCAGGCCGCGGCAGCTGAAGCGTCGGTGGAAGGAGGCAGTGGCTGAAGCAGCCAACGGAAGCCTGCCCCAGAATGCTGAGGTGCAGCAGGGAGACCTATCCGCCTACCTGGACAGGATAAGGGTCCGCGTGGTCGAGGACCTTGGGGCTGCACGTCGGAACGTGGTGGCCATATACCCAGAGGATTATGATGCTTTCCAGGTGTACGTCCAGAGCTACCACCAAGCAGTGGCTCGTCGCCTGCAGAACATCACTGAGGGTCAGCTGCCGATCACTGACATCTATTCTCTCCTGGACTGGTTGTACAACATTTATAACAG GGATGTTCTTGGGACAGTTAGCATGACTTCACATGTCAATCGCTCCCAGCTGGGGCCGCTGTTGCCCTCCGAGACGGTTGAAAAACTTGAGCTGGACTGCCTCAACTCGGTGAGG GCCAAGGTGACCAATGAGTTGTCCCAGGTACTAGATGAGGAGGAGAAACGCTGGAAGGAGACTCTGAACATTGAGGAGTATCAGGTCTCACTGGCACGAACTGTCATTCAG AGGCTACAGGAAGACCTGGACAGATCAGCCACAGTGAATCGGGATCTGGGAGGACGTGTGGCACAATGCAGCCTCAATGGTCTGGCAGATTTCCTTTACAG TTTTCAGAGGAAAGTGGAGATGTTCCATGAAAGTCTCATCAGTGAGTTTGGTGAAAATGAAGATGGATATGTATCCAAGACCATTGCTATTGTCAACTGCAGTCCTCCTTTTAG gggtttTATACAGAGGTGTGAACAGTGTGACTCCATTGCCAGCCAAGATTCTGCCCACCGGGCCAGTGCCTCCCTGGATCGTATAGTGAACCTCGGGGTGAAGGTGTTGTGCGATAGGCTGTTTGAGCACATCAGG CCTTTCTTTGACAAACTGGTGAAGAGGAAGTGGATGAACAACGCCGGTGCCTACGAGCAGATCGAGTCTCACATCAAAGAGCACTTCAAAAAGTTCAGAAGGATGGACAATCCACCCTACCAG TTGCTGGTGGGCGAAGTGCATCGGCGTGTGATGATGGAGTATCTGCGTGCCATCATGCGGGGAAGGATCATCTGCACCTCACAGAAAATGAGGAAGAAAATGGCAGGTCGACTCCGTGATGAGGGAAAACAGATCAAAATGCTCTTCAAAGACCTG GAGTCTTCATCGTCGTGGCTTGACAGTGCAATCCCACACCTATCAGAGATCATCCTTTTGGAGGACACGCCTTCGATCCAGATGGAAGTGGGGGTCCTGGTGCGGGAGTTCCCAGATGTTCG GAAGAAGCACGTTTCTGCCCTGCTCAACATCCGCGGGATGACACGGCAAACTGAGCGTCAGGAGATCCTGAACATCGTGAAGGACATTGAGAACAGCGAAAGCCTTGGTCGCCTGTCCCGTGACCGCGCTGTCTTCTCGGAAGTGCCTGTGACGTCGGAGGTGCACTGCCTGAACGTGGGCATGAGTCGTATTGCTCTCACCGTCTCCTCCTGCTTCTCCACCCTGCGGCCGCGCCGCCTGAGGACGCCCGCAAGGGAGGCATGTGACGACATGCTGTGA